The following coding sequences lie in one Mycobacteriales bacterium genomic window:
- a CDS encoding DUF899 domain-containing protein: MPDPAVVSREEWLVARRDLLAKEKALARARDTLNAERRSLPMVEIDKEYVFESRNGKASLLDLFEGRGQLLIYHFMWLWDEEQGCPSCSFLVDNIGDLSHLHARDTTLAVVTRGPLSDAETFRERMGWTFPWYSSYGSDFNVDFHITIDEAAGAAEYNYKTLDELGPDWQGWSGELPGTSAFLRDGDRVFHTYSSYARGGDLLLGTYNWLDLTARGRQEDWEQPPGRSNGPSMGWLRHHDRYDAPQP; this comes from the coding sequence ATGCCCGATCCAGCTGTCGTGTCACGCGAGGAGTGGCTGGTCGCCCGCCGGGACCTACTGGCGAAGGAGAAGGCCCTGGCGCGGGCTCGAGACACGCTCAACGCCGAGCGTCGAAGCCTGCCGATGGTGGAGATCGACAAGGAATACGTCTTCGAGAGCCGGAACGGGAAGGCCAGTCTGCTCGACCTGTTCGAGGGCCGCGGCCAGCTTCTCATCTACCACTTCATGTGGCTGTGGGATGAGGAGCAGGGCTGCCCGTCTTGCTCGTTCCTGGTCGACAACATCGGCGACCTCTCCCATCTGCACGCCCGGGACACCACTCTGGCCGTCGTAACCCGCGGTCCCCTGTCCGACGCCGAGACGTTCCGGGAGCGGATGGGTTGGACCTTCCCCTGGTACTCGTCCTACGGCAGCGACTTCAACGTCGACTTCCACATCACGATCGACGAAGCGGCGGGTGCCGCCGAGTACAACTACAAGACTCTCGACGAGCTCGGCCCGGACTGGCAGGGATGGTCCGGCGAGCTGCCGGGGACCAGCGCGTTTCTCCGCGACGGCGACCGCGTCTTTCACACCTACTCGAGCTACGCGCGCGGCGGCGACCTGCTCCTCGGGACCTACAACTGGCTCGACCTCACCGCCCGCGGACGCCAGGAGGATTGGGAGCAGCCGCCCGGACGCAGCAACGGTCCCTCCATGGGCTGGCTGCGCCACCACGACCGGTACGACGCTCCTCAGCCTTAG
- a CDS encoding SpoIIE family protein phosphatase, which translates to MYVYRTFVPDARSAGQARWFVRESLEEWGVQELTDSVLLSVSELVTNAVVHAGTAVRLSLRLDAASLRVEVEDSHPHRALPVGVDSRSPNAERGRGLLIISTLASTWGVDYTQGSKRVWLEFERPNATVAAPMPSVAAGATVGDHAQVAVVEVSNDGTISAWNDDAAGMFGWAEAEALGRVFGELVQSDRSTGNGATAPWSSGERWQGTYAVRRKIGPPVEVFASHTPAGKGDSAIALLVAAGERALLEESPRPRGRPPKDSDAVGVREEALTRLGLDDYLTLAVERARDRLSADATYLLLARDFDPEYEVRAVSGLDDSLRGTRLDARDPGAPDSHNPQLPVAYRDLSDTQIPLLAGSGMRSLVVVPVVVEGRVTGALGAASESVDGFTDEQSVLLQRIADAIAIAADRARLQTSERERRGWLSFLAEAGDLLAGSLDQRMTIAITGQIVIPRLATWCAVYLDDGRKVPVLQQVWHADERRNGPLRTALEHVEPGEAADSDDDQLWGEVLDIPLSARGRRIGLMTLGRPHGEPLAGEALLVAESVARRAAVAIDNARAHGDLRAVGQTLQRSLLPSSMPVVPYLDVGVVYEAAGESSTVGGDFYDLFSIGANRWCFVVGDVCGTGAEAAAVTGLARHTIRALALAGFPVAAILERLNSAILEEGERSRFLTLVCGTLEPEPGRRVRMSMVSAGHPLPFVVHSGGAVHQIGRPQSLLGVLAHVQYTAEDQLLERGDMLVTVTDGVLERREGDRMLGETGLMAELTHTASMPAQAVAERIRRLVVDYAHTPQSDDMAVLVLRGFGSPAPAEGG; encoded by the coding sequence ATGTACGTCTACCGCACCTTTGTGCCGGATGCGCGGTCCGCCGGCCAGGCTCGATGGTTCGTGCGGGAGTCGCTCGAGGAGTGGGGTGTGCAGGAACTGACGGACAGCGTCCTGCTGTCGGTCAGCGAACTGGTCACCAACGCCGTGGTGCATGCAGGTACCGCCGTCCGGCTCAGTCTGCGACTCGATGCCGCGAGCCTGCGGGTCGAGGTGGAGGACTCGCATCCCCACCGTGCGTTGCCCGTCGGCGTCGATTCCCGATCACCCAATGCCGAACGCGGCCGAGGGCTGCTCATCATCTCCACGTTGGCGTCGACGTGGGGAGTGGACTACACGCAGGGCAGCAAACGGGTGTGGCTGGAGTTCGAACGTCCCAACGCGACCGTCGCGGCGCCGATGCCCTCCGTGGCCGCCGGCGCAACGGTCGGTGACCACGCACAGGTGGCGGTCGTCGAGGTATCGAACGACGGCACGATATCGGCCTGGAATGACGATGCGGCAGGAATGTTCGGTTGGGCGGAGGCGGAGGCGCTCGGACGCGTTTTCGGTGAACTGGTCCAATCCGACCGCAGCACGGGTAATGGGGCGACCGCGCCGTGGTCGTCGGGCGAACGGTGGCAGGGCACCTACGCCGTAAGGCGGAAAATTGGGCCACCCGTTGAAGTATTTGCGTCCCATACACCGGCCGGTAAGGGTGATTCCGCGATCGCATTGCTGGTCGCCGCCGGAGAACGCGCACTCCTCGAGGAATCGCCTCGGCCGCGCGGCCGCCCACCGAAAGACTCCGATGCGGTGGGGGTACGGGAGGAGGCGCTCACCCGCCTCGGTCTCGATGACTACTTGACCCTCGCGGTCGAACGCGCGCGCGACAGGCTCTCGGCCGATGCGACGTACCTGCTGCTGGCGCGGGACTTCGATCCCGAGTACGAGGTCCGAGCCGTCAGCGGACTGGACGACTCGTTGCGCGGGACCCGGCTGGATGCCCGGGATCCAGGGGCCCCCGACTCCCACAATCCTCAACTCCCGGTGGCGTACCGGGATCTGTCCGACACGCAGATCCCGTTGCTGGCGGGCTCCGGCATGCGGTCATTGGTCGTCGTCCCGGTCGTCGTCGAAGGCCGGGTCACCGGAGCGCTCGGGGCCGCGTCGGAAAGTGTCGACGGGTTCACCGACGAGCAGTCTGTCCTGCTGCAGCGGATTGCCGACGCGATCGCGATAGCCGCCGACCGGGCTCGACTACAGACTTCCGAACGCGAACGCCGGGGCTGGCTGAGCTTCCTGGCCGAGGCAGGCGACCTGCTCGCGGGATCGCTCGATCAGCGGATGACGATCGCGATCACCGGACAGATCGTCATACCGCGACTCGCGACATGGTGCGCGGTCTATCTCGACGACGGGCGGAAAGTGCCTGTTCTGCAACAGGTCTGGCACGCCGACGAGCGCCGCAACGGCCCGCTGCGTACCGCGCTGGAACACGTCGAGCCGGGGGAGGCCGCCGACTCCGACGACGACCAGCTCTGGGGCGAGGTGCTCGATATTCCGCTGTCGGCGCGCGGGCGACGGATCGGACTGATGACGCTCGGCCGGCCGCACGGCGAGCCGCTGGCAGGGGAGGCGCTCCTCGTTGCGGAGTCCGTGGCGCGCCGGGCCGCGGTGGCGATCGACAACGCGCGGGCGCACGGCGACCTGCGCGCGGTCGGTCAGACGCTGCAGCGGAGCCTGCTTCCGTCGTCGATGCCGGTCGTGCCCTATCTGGATGTCGGGGTGGTCTACGAGGCGGCGGGCGAGAGCAGCACGGTGGGCGGTGACTTCTACGACCTCTTCTCCATCGGGGCGAACCGCTGGTGCTTCGTCGTCGGCGACGTGTGCGGGACGGGCGCGGAGGCGGCGGCGGTCACCGGACTGGCGCGGCACACGATCCGGGCGCTTGCCCTTGCAGGCTTTCCGGTGGCCGCGATCCTCGAGCGACTCAACTCGGCGATCCTCGAGGAAGGGGAGCGGTCCCGGTTCCTCACGCTGGTGTGCGGAACGCTGGAGCCGGAGCCCGGCAGGCGCGTGCGGATGAGCATGGTCAGCGCCGGACACCCGCTGCCGTTCGTCGTCCACAGCGGCGGTGCGGTCCATCAGATCGGGCGTCCGCAGTCTCTGCTCGGTGTGCTCGCACACGTGCAGTACACGGCCGAGGACCAGCTGCTCGAGCGCGGCGACATGCTCGTCACCGTGACTGACGGGGTGCTCGAGCGACGCGAGGGCGACCGGATGCTCGGCGAGACCGGGCTCATGGCTGAGCTCACCCACACCGCGAGCATGCCGGCACAGGCCGTCGCCGAACGCATCCGACGCCTCGTCGTCGACTACGCCCACACACCGCAGAGCGACGACATGGCTGTCCTGGTTCTGCGCGGGTTCGGGTCCCCAGCGCCGGCAGAAGGTGGCTAG